Proteins from a single region of Nakamurella deserti:
- a CDS encoding aldo/keto reductase, whose translation MKYLDLAGVPVRQSQLVLGTMTFGDTADADLAQRMVDAALAAGVTSLDTANGYAGGKSEEIVGDLLKGRRDKVVLATKAGIYEGDAGGAPLLSALGLRRSLEGSLRRLGVDDVDVYYLHKPDRSVPLAETLSTLADFVREGTVRSIGVSNYSAWQIAEILQICDEVGAPRPVLAQQMYNLIARRLEDEYVEFSMTHGVGTIVYNPLGAGLLTGRYSLDTLPTEGRFGSAAIAGMYRDRYWNKENFEAVDKLSRIAADLGVGLPELAIRWLLSKPVVTSVLIGGSRVEQIEATIAAADNGPLPDDVITACDQAGEPLKGTMPAYNR comes from the coding sequence ATGAAGTACCTGGATCTCGCCGGTGTTCCGGTGCGGCAGTCCCAGCTCGTGCTGGGCACCATGACGTTCGGCGACACCGCCGACGCCGACCTCGCCCAGCGGATGGTCGACGCGGCCCTCGCCGCGGGCGTCACCTCGCTCGACACCGCCAACGGTTACGCCGGCGGGAAGTCCGAGGAGATCGTCGGTGACCTGCTCAAGGGCCGCCGCGACAAGGTCGTGCTGGCCACCAAGGCCGGCATCTACGAGGGCGACGCCGGCGGTGCGCCGCTGTTGTCCGCCCTGGGCCTGCGGCGCTCGCTCGAGGGCTCGCTGCGCCGGCTCGGCGTCGACGACGTCGACGTCTACTACCTGCACAAGCCCGACCGCTCGGTGCCGCTGGCCGAGACGCTCTCCACGCTGGCCGATTTCGTCCGCGAGGGGACCGTCCGGTCCATCGGCGTCAGCAACTACTCCGCCTGGCAGATCGCCGAGATTCTGCAGATCTGCGACGAGGTCGGGGCGCCGCGACCGGTGCTGGCCCAGCAGATGTACAACCTGATCGCGCGTCGCCTCGAGGACGAGTACGTCGAGTTCTCGATGACCCACGGTGTCGGCACCATCGTCTACAACCCGCTCGGCGCGGGGCTCCTGACCGGCCGGTACTCCCTGGACACGCTGCCGACGGAGGGCCGGTTCGGCTCCGCGGCGATCGCCGGGATGTACCGCGACCGGTACTGGAACAAGGAGAACTTCGAGGCGGTGGACAAGCTCTCGCGCATCGCCGCCGACCTCGGCGTCGGCCTGCCGGAGCTCGCCATCCGCTGGTTGCTGTCCAAACCGGTGGTGACATCGGTCCTGATCGGAGGATCCAGAGTGGAACAGATCGAGGCGACCATCGCCGCGGCCGACAACGGCCCGCTGCCCGACGACGTCATCACGGCGTGCGACCAGGCGGGCGAGCCGCTCAAGGGCACGATGCCGGCGTACAACCGATGA
- a CDS encoding DUF1453 family protein, with protein sequence MSIYELLGVLALTGYAVYQQTRRHQVVARTRFTLALIYGVAGVISGGLHLPPTGLAVTFLVISLLLSLIVGQVRGRLTRLWVEDGRIWSQGTTLTVSLFLALIASKFVLGTVAYFAHVSENGGIGEVLLMLAVMMAIQAQLIHRRAQRLAAQQPAGGIAGVTR encoded by the coding sequence ATGTCGATCTACGAACTGCTCGGCGTCCTCGCCCTCACCGGCTACGCCGTGTACCAGCAGACCCGCCGGCACCAGGTCGTCGCCCGCACCCGGTTCACGCTGGCGCTGATCTACGGCGTCGCCGGGGTGATCAGCGGCGGCCTGCACCTGCCGCCGACCGGCCTCGCCGTGACGTTCCTGGTCATCAGCCTCCTGCTGAGCCTGATCGTCGGGCAGGTCCGCGGCCGTCTCACCCGGCTCTGGGTCGAGGACGGCCGGATCTGGAGCCAGGGCACCACGCTGACCGTGTCGCTGTTCCTCGCGCTGATCGCCTCGAAGTTCGTGCTGGGCACCGTCGCCTACTTCGCCCACGTCAGCGAGAACGGCGGGATCGGCGAGGTCCTGCTGATGCTCGCGGTCATGATGGCCATCCAGGCCCAGCTCATCCACCGCCGCGCCCAGCGCCTCGCCGCGCAACAGCCCGCGGGCGGAATCGCGGGCGTCACCCGATGA
- the eda gene encoding bifunctional 4-hydroxy-2-oxoglutarate aldolase/2-dehydro-3-deoxy-phosphogluconate aldolase yields the protein MTTTEPAAPTSTDLLAGCPVVPVVVLDRAEDAVPLGEALLAGGITGIEITLRTAAGLAAIGLAGRALPELTVGAGSVLTPAHVDRVVDQGARFVVCPGLFTPVVQRCGELSVPALPGVATASELMTAVNLGLDVVKFFPAGLLGGPAAIKALSAPFPGLQFLPSGGVSPANMADYLGLDCVPAVSGSWMVDPALIRAGDWAEITRRSRAAVDTAAAAVAAS from the coding sequence ATGACCACCACCGAACCTGCCGCACCGACCTCCACCGACCTGCTCGCCGGCTGTCCCGTCGTGCCCGTCGTGGTCCTCGACCGCGCCGAGGACGCCGTTCCGCTCGGAGAGGCACTGCTGGCCGGTGGCATCACCGGCATCGAGATCACCCTGCGCACCGCCGCCGGACTGGCCGCCATCGGCCTGGCCGGGCGGGCGCTGCCGGAGCTGACCGTCGGCGCCGGGTCGGTGCTCACCCCCGCGCACGTCGACCGGGTCGTCGACCAGGGCGCCCGGTTCGTGGTGTGCCCCGGTCTCTTCACCCCGGTCGTCCAGCGGTGCGGGGAGCTCTCGGTCCCGGCGCTGCCGGGGGTGGCCACCGCGTCCGAGCTGATGACCGCGGTCAACCTCGGCCTCGACGTGGTCAAGTTCTTCCCCGCGGGGCTGCTCGGCGGGCCGGCCGCCATCAAGGCACTGTCGGCGCCGTTCCCCGGGCTGCAGTTCCTGCCGTCGGGCGGGGTCAGCCCGGCGAACATGGCCGACTACCTCGGCCTGGACTGCGTTCCCGCGGTCAGCGGCAGCTGGATGGTCGACCCGGCGCTGATCCGGGCGGGCGACTGGGCCGAGATCACCCGGCGGTCCCGGGCCGCCGTCGACACGGCCGCTGCGGCCGTCGCGGCGTCCTGA
- a CDS encoding SDR family NAD(P)-dependent oxidoreductase, which produces MTDTRTLVTGVSSGIGRAIAERLIADGRRVVGMSRRRGDLPGDHLAVDLTDTAAVRTATADLGPLDAIVHAAGLQHSARLGALDDAAFTAMWQVHVAAAAALADSAAASVVDGGRILLIGSRTAVGVAGKSQYAATKAALQAMSRAWAAELAPRRVTVNVLAPGPTRTPMLDDPHRAATPPLSPPLGRLVEPSEVADYAAFLLGPGGAMITGQHLVICGGASL; this is translated from the coding sequence TTGACCGACACACGCACCCTGGTGACCGGGGTCAGCTCCGGCATCGGCCGGGCGATCGCCGAGCGGCTGATCGCCGACGGCCGCCGGGTCGTCGGGATGAGCCGACGTCGCGGCGACCTGCCCGGCGACCACCTGGCCGTCGATCTCACCGACACCGCGGCGGTGCGGACCGCGACCGCCGACCTCGGCCCGCTGGACGCGATCGTGCACGCGGCCGGGTTACAGCACTCGGCCCGGCTCGGCGCACTGGACGACGCGGCGTTCACGGCCATGTGGCAGGTGCACGTGGCCGCCGCGGCGGCGCTCGCCGACAGCGCGGCGGCGTCGGTCGTCGACGGCGGCCGGATCCTGCTGATCGGCTCCCGCACCGCGGTCGGCGTGGCCGGCAAGAGCCAGTACGCCGCGACGAAGGCGGCGCTGCAGGCGATGTCGCGAGCCTGGGCGGCCGAGTTGGCGCCACGACGCGTCACCGTGAACGTGCTCGCGCCGGGGCCGACCCGCACCCCCATGCTCGACGATCCGCACCGGGCCGCCACTCCCCCGCTGTCGCCGCCGCTGGGCCGGCTGGTCGAGCCCTCCGAAGTGGCCGACTACGCGGCGTTCCTGCTCGGCCCGGGCGGGGCGATGATCACCGGCCAGCACCTGGTGATCTGCGGGGGCGCGTCGCTCTAG
- a CDS encoding sugar kinase — translation MTAAVVTLGETMALLTAPSGRHLRGGTQLPIGIGGAESNVAIGLARLDVPVTWISRVGDDAFGAMVTREIRAEGVRVVAAVDTTAPTGLMVKEHLHGTPVRVRYYRAGSAASRLSPADLDTPLIAGAQVLHLSGITAALSPTALETVREAIRIARDAGTLVSFDVNHRVALWSTERAAEVLRALCGQADLVFAGVTEAELVLGTPSGSAGEDALAAGLADLGPATVVLKLGAAGALARTDGATLRAAAEPIEVVDPVGAGDAFVAGYLSALTGGRPVDVCLRRGNQLGGAVCRVPGDWEGLPTRDELQRLGSHLEDVVR, via the coding sequence ATGACGGCCGCTGTCGTCACCCTCGGCGAGACGATGGCGCTGCTGACGGCGCCCTCGGGCCGGCACCTGCGGGGCGGCACGCAGCTGCCCATCGGCATCGGCGGCGCCGAGTCCAACGTCGCCATCGGACTGGCCCGTCTGGACGTGCCGGTCACCTGGATCAGCCGGGTCGGCGACGACGCCTTCGGGGCGATGGTCACGCGGGAGATCCGGGCCGAGGGCGTCCGTGTCGTGGCCGCCGTCGACACCACGGCACCCACCGGACTGATGGTCAAGGAACACCTGCACGGCACTCCGGTGCGGGTGCGCTACTACCGTGCCGGAAGTGCCGCGTCCCGGCTCTCGCCGGCGGACCTGGACACGCCGCTGATCGCCGGTGCGCAGGTACTCCACCTGTCCGGCATCACCGCGGCCCTCAGTCCCACCGCACTCGAGACCGTGCGGGAAGCCATCCGGATCGCCCGCGACGCGGGCACTCTCGTGTCCTTCGACGTCAACCACCGGGTCGCGCTGTGGTCGACCGAGCGGGCCGCCGAGGTGCTGCGCGCGCTCTGCGGACAGGCCGACCTGGTCTTCGCCGGGGTGACCGAGGCCGAGCTGGTGCTGGGGACTCCGTCGGGATCCGCTGGTGAGGACGCGCTCGCCGCCGGGCTGGCCGACCTCGGACCGGCGACCGTGGTGCTCAAGCTCGGTGCGGCCGGTGCGCTGGCCCGTACCGACGGCGCCACGCTCCGCGCCGCGGCCGAGCCGATCGAGGTCGTCGACCCGGTCGGCGCCGGGGACGCGTTCGTCGCCGGCTACCTCAGCGCCCTGACCGGGGGCCGTCCCGTCGACGTCTGCCTGCGACGCGGCAACCAGCTGGGCGGCGCGGTCTGCCGCGTGCCCGGCGACTGGGAGGGCCTGCCCACCCGAGACGAGTTGCAACGACTCGGCTCCCACCTCGAGGACGTCGTCCGATGA
- a CDS encoding sialidase family protein — protein MTAAATLPGTTDGVVRDAGPGRREAYLPTATVQSHAANLMQLPDGTLGCVWFGGTQEGVPDISVWYSRLVPGSDRWTRPEQLSDDSTRSEQNPILFVAPGGDVWLMYTAQFAGNQDTSEVRCRVSTDGGLTFGPVRTMIPAGAGGGVFVRQPPVVLPDGRWVLGVFNCVSVPGERWVGNVDTSSVYSSADQGATWTETPVPDSVGAVHMNPVPLADGDFLAVYRSRWADHVHASWSTDGVQFSAPVPLALPNNNSSVQAVALADGRVAMVFNNSSAADATDRRVSLYDEIDDDGLADVAEPQVLTDAGSAERTAFWGAPRAPMTLAISSDGGRTWPLMRDLEVGDGYCMTNNSRDGLNREFSYPSIRQGDDGSLHIAFTYFRQAIKYVHVDLDWIDQG, from the coding sequence GTGACCGCCGCCGCGACGCTGCCCGGCACGACCGACGGGGTCGTCCGCGACGCCGGTCCGGGCCGCCGGGAGGCCTACCTCCCCACGGCGACGGTGCAGAGCCACGCCGCGAACCTGATGCAGCTGCCCGACGGCACCCTGGGGTGTGTCTGGTTCGGTGGTACCCAGGAGGGCGTGCCCGACATCTCCGTCTGGTACTCCCGTCTCGTGCCGGGCTCGGATCGGTGGACGCGACCCGAGCAGCTCTCGGACGACTCCACCCGCTCCGAGCAGAACCCGATCCTGTTCGTCGCCCCGGGCGGCGACGTCTGGCTGATGTACACGGCGCAGTTCGCCGGCAACCAGGACACCTCCGAGGTGCGGTGCCGCGTGTCCACCGACGGTGGCCTGACCTTCGGCCCGGTCCGCACGATGATCCCGGCCGGTGCCGGCGGCGGCGTCTTCGTCCGGCAGCCGCCGGTCGTGCTGCCGGACGGCCGCTGGGTGCTGGGCGTCTTCAACTGCGTCAGCGTGCCCGGCGAGCGGTGGGTCGGCAACGTCGACACGAGCTCGGTGTACAGCTCCGCCGACCAGGGTGCGACCTGGACCGAGACGCCGGTGCCGGACAGCGTCGGCGCCGTGCACATGAACCCGGTGCCGCTCGCCGACGGCGACTTCCTCGCCGTCTACCGCAGCCGCTGGGCCGACCACGTCCACGCCAGCTGGTCGACCGACGGGGTGCAGTTCTCCGCGCCGGTGCCGCTGGCGCTGCCCAACAACAACAGTTCGGTGCAGGCCGTGGCACTGGCCGACGGCCGGGTGGCGATGGTGTTCAACAACTCCAGCGCCGCCGACGCCACCGACCGGCGGGTCTCGCTCTACGACGAGATCGACGACGACGGCCTGGCCGACGTGGCCGAGCCGCAGGTCCTGACCGACGCCGGATCCGCCGAGCGGACGGCGTTCTGGGGTGCACCGCGGGCCCCGATGACGCTGGCGATCTCCTCGGACGGGGGCCGGACCTGGCCGCTGATGCGCGATCTCGAGGTCGGCGACGGCTACTGCATGACCAACAACTCCCGGGACGGCCTGAACCGGGAGTTCTCCTACCCGTCGATCCGGCAGGGCGACGACGGTTCGCTGCACATCGCGTTCACCTACTTCCGGCAGGCGATCAAGTACGTGCACGTCGACCTCGACTGGATCGATCAGGGCTGA
- a CDS encoding mannitol dehydrogenase family protein: MTPALGLAALSALTTAQRPLVDPRELRSRVLHIGLGAFQRAHQAVYTEAATAAAGVGWGIAGVAPGSAATVEGLRAQDNLYSVTDLAPDGASTRVVAAFTEALRLQPDADRVRALFTSDDLTTVTLTITEKGYHRRGDTGGLDLTSAAIAEDLARTADDRSAHTVVGALAAGLVARYRAGGAPIDIVSCDNMTANGAATARAVREFLTASSFADRDAVLAWSQTSVGFPNTVVDRIVPTTTDDDRTAVAAALGVTDRIPVVGEPYRQWVLEDSFAAPRPAWELAGAGFVDDVAPYQLMKLRMLNGSHSAMAYLGLAAGCRTVADVLSTSWGEKLVRGLAAEVAPTLPGALDVPAYTDALVARFSNPSMRDQLRRIGCDGSLKVGERWFGVLRRLGASGAPVLTLALAGWVNATRPAADGGQWFGTTDPAGTALAENWRDADDPVAVVAALLRTAGADDLAGDAELVRTVAALLPAVQAGRIDLP; this comes from the coding sequence ATGACCCCCGCGCTGGGCCTGGCCGCCCTCTCCGCGCTGACCACGGCACAGCGGCCGCTGGTCGACCCACGCGAACTCCGCTCCCGCGTCCTGCACATCGGACTCGGCGCCTTCCAACGGGCCCACCAGGCCGTCTACACCGAGGCCGCGACGGCCGCCGCCGGTGTCGGCTGGGGCATCGCGGGCGTCGCCCCCGGATCGGCGGCCACCGTCGAGGGCCTCCGGGCGCAGGACAACCTCTACAGCGTCACCGATCTCGCCCCCGACGGGGCCAGCACCCGTGTCGTCGCCGCCTTCACCGAGGCACTCCGGCTGCAGCCGGACGCCGACCGCGTCCGGGCGCTGTTCACCTCCGACGACCTCACGACGGTCACCCTCACCATCACCGAGAAGGGCTACCACCGCCGCGGCGACACCGGCGGTCTGGATCTGACGTCGGCGGCGATCGCGGAAGACCTGGCCCGCACCGCCGACGACAGGTCCGCGCACACCGTCGTCGGGGCGCTCGCCGCCGGGCTCGTCGCCCGGTACCGGGCCGGCGGCGCACCGATCGACATCGTGTCCTGCGACAACATGACGGCCAACGGGGCCGCCACCGCGCGGGCGGTCCGCGAGTTCCTGACCGCCTCGTCGTTCGCCGACCGGGACGCCGTGCTCGCCTGGTCGCAGACATCCGTCGGCTTCCCGAACACGGTCGTCGACCGCATCGTGCCGACCACCACCGACGACGACCGCACCGCCGTCGCGGCCGCCCTGGGGGTGACCGACCGGATCCCGGTGGTCGGAGAGCCGTACCGGCAGTGGGTGCTCGAGGACTCCTTCGCCGCACCCCGGCCCGCCTGGGAGCTCGCCGGCGCGGGCTTCGTCGACGACGTCGCGCCCTATCAGCTGATGAAGTTGCGGATGCTCAACGGATCCCACTCGGCCATGGCCTATCTGGGGCTCGCCGCCGGCTGCCGGACGGTGGCCGACGTGCTCTCCACGTCGTGGGGCGAGAAGCTCGTGCGCGGGCTGGCCGCCGAAGTCGCCCCGACGCTGCCCGGCGCCCTGGACGTCCCGGCCTACACCGACGCACTGGTGGCCCGGTTCTCCAACCCGTCGATGCGGGACCAGCTGCGCCGCATCGGTTGCGACGGCTCCCTCAAGGTCGGTGAGCGCTGGTTCGGGGTGCTGCGCCGGCTCGGTGCGTCCGGTGCGCCGGTGTTGACCCTCGCGCTGGCCGGATGGGTCAACGCGACCCGCCCCGCCGCCGACGGCGGGCAGTGGTTCGGCACCACCGACCCGGCGGGTACCGCACTGGCCGAGAACTGGCGCGACGCCGACGATCCCGTAGCCGTCGTGGCCGCCCTGCTCCGCACCGCCGGCGCCGACGACCTCGCCGGCGACGCCGAGCTGGTCCGCACGGTCGCCGCGCTGCTGCCGGCCGTGCAGGCCGGGCGCATCGACCTCCCCTGA
- a CDS encoding HpcH/HpaI aldolase family protein codes for MTGGGYEAATSQVSSVHQSFAARLRNREQIVGYWITLDSPVSTERIARLGYDYVAFDAQHGLLGYNGLLTGLMAVDAGQRAVGVVRVGSNDLYQIGRALDAGAAAVIVPLVDNAEQAAAAVSYTRYAPGGLRSYGPMRSALRIGPNPADVQDQVAVIAMIETADGLANVESICATAGLAGVYIGPSDLTLSLGGTSSTDTSVSEEFEAALTRVREAAAAAGIAAGIHNPTGEAAAKRLAQGFTFVSVASDLTHLELIAKSHLGAARGGQ; via the coding sequence ATGACCGGCGGCGGATACGAGGCGGCGACCTCGCAGGTGTCGTCGGTGCACCAGTCGTTCGCGGCCCGGTTGCGCAACCGCGAGCAGATCGTCGGATACTGGATCACGCTCGACTCACCCGTCTCCACCGAGCGGATCGCGCGGCTCGGCTACGACTACGTCGCCTTCGACGCCCAGCACGGGCTGCTCGGCTACAACGGGCTGCTGACCGGCCTGATGGCCGTCGACGCCGGCCAGCGGGCCGTCGGCGTCGTCCGCGTCGGCAGCAACGACCTGTACCAGATCGGCCGGGCGCTGGACGCGGGCGCCGCCGCGGTCATCGTGCCGCTGGTGGACAACGCCGAGCAGGCCGCCGCCGCGGTCAGCTACACCCGGTACGCACCGGGCGGGCTGCGCTCGTACGGCCCGATGCGCTCCGCGCTGCGGATCGGCCCCAACCCGGCCGACGTCCAGGACCAGGTCGCGGTGATCGCCATGATCGAGACCGCCGACGGCCTGGCCAACGTGGAGAGCATCTGCGCCACGGCAGGTCTCGCCGGCGTCTACATCGGACCGTCGGACCTGACGCTGTCGTTGGGTGGTACCAGCTCCACCGACACCTCGGTGTCCGAGGAGTTCGAGGCGGCCCTGACCCGGGTGCGGGAGGCGGCGGCCGCCGCGGGCATCGCGGCCGGCATCCACAACCCCACCGGTGAGGCCGCCGCGAAGCGGCTGGCGCAGGGCTTCACCTTCGTCTCGGTGGCCTCGGACCTGACCCACCTGGAGCTGATCGCCAAGAGTCATCTGGGCGCCGCGCGGGGCGGGCAGTGA
- a CDS encoding TetR/AcrR family transcriptional regulator: MTADGSGTPRRRRNPRGRGGQLAEDILDAGRQIIEETGDEARVTLSEIARRLGIAVPSIYDHFPGVGEICRQVVVRAWAEHDRAVTAGDPGAPPREQIRDFAHAYVAFARERWGLYRVLHSRSSPSAIVEVGEAALAGFSRLVDAVALVLAVDARSAQAWDAAVGLWIQLHGIASLPPVHPRFPWPDDDRLIEAALRRSCVD; the protein is encoded by the coding sequence GTGACCGCGGACGGGTCGGGAACGCCGCGGCGACGGCGCAACCCCCGGGGACGCGGTGGCCAGCTGGCCGAGGACATCCTCGACGCCGGCCGGCAGATCATCGAGGAGACCGGCGACGAGGCGCGGGTGACGCTCAGCGAGATCGCGCGCCGGCTGGGCATCGCCGTGCCGTCGATCTACGACCACTTCCCGGGGGTCGGCGAGATCTGCCGGCAGGTGGTGGTCCGGGCGTGGGCCGAGCACGATCGGGCCGTGACCGCCGGTGATCCCGGCGCGCCGCCGCGCGAGCAGATCCGCGACTTCGCCCACGCCTACGTCGCCTTCGCCCGGGAGCGGTGGGGTCTGTACCGCGTGCTGCACTCGCGGTCGTCGCCGTCGGCGATCGTGGAGGTCGGCGAGGCAGCGCTGGCCGGCTTCTCGCGGTTGGTCGACGCGGTCGCACTGGTCCTCGCCGTCGACGCGCGCTCGGCGCAGGCCTGGGACGCCGCGGTGGGGCTCTGGATCCAGCTGCACGGGATCGCCAGCCTGCCACCGGTGCACCCCCGCTTCCCCTGGCCCGACGACGACCGTCTCATCGAGGCCGCCCTGCGCCGGTCGTGTGTGGACTGA
- the uxuA gene encoding mannonate dehydratase: MKMGFRWYGEGNDTVTLDEIRQIPGVETIVWSLHHKAAGEVWETAEIEAEMRRITTITDAAAARGVTRTFDAEVVESVNVHESIKLGRTVLGISRDEAIANYITTLQRLGRAGVRVVCYNFMPVFDWLRTDLWHPLPDGSTALFYEKAVVEKMSPQSLIAEMELNAGGLTLPGWEPERLAGFSELNAAYEGVTHDDMYRNYRYFLDAIIPTCEEFGVKMGVHPDDPPFDLFGWPRVVSSKKDLATVLSLNDSPYHGLTLCLGSFSANPEQDAVDAVKTYMDRIHFSHVRNIKHFDNGDFTEVAHRACEGSVDTVGIMKAYAEAGYTGYIRPDHGRHLWDENTTRRPRPGYGLYDRALGIQYLLGVWDTVNHRG, encoded by the coding sequence ATGAAGATGGGCTTCCGCTGGTACGGCGAGGGCAACGACACGGTGACGCTGGACGAGATCCGGCAGATCCCCGGGGTCGAGACGATCGTCTGGAGCCTGCACCACAAGGCGGCCGGCGAAGTGTGGGAGACCGCCGAGATCGAGGCCGAGATGCGGCGCATCACCACGATCACGGACGCGGCCGCAGCCCGTGGGGTGACCCGCACCTTCGACGCGGAGGTCGTCGAGTCGGTCAACGTCCACGAGTCGATCAAACTCGGCAGGACCGTCCTCGGGATCAGCCGCGACGAGGCGATCGCCAACTACATCACCACTCTCCAGCGGCTCGGACGGGCCGGGGTCAGGGTGGTCTGCTACAACTTCATGCCTGTCTTCGACTGGCTGCGCACCGACCTCTGGCACCCGCTGCCGGACGGCTCGACGGCGTTGTTCTACGAGAAGGCCGTCGTGGAGAAGATGTCGCCGCAGAGCCTGATCGCCGAGATGGAGCTCAACGCCGGCGGTCTGACCCTGCCCGGCTGGGAGCCCGAGCGGCTGGCCGGGTTCAGCGAGCTCAACGCGGCGTACGAGGGCGTCACCCACGACGACATGTACCGCAACTACCGGTACTTCCTGGACGCGATCATCCCGACGTGCGAGGAGTTCGGCGTCAAGATGGGCGTGCATCCGGACGACCCGCCGTTCGACCTCTTCGGCTGGCCCCGGGTGGTGTCGTCGAAGAAGGATCTGGCGACGGTGCTGTCGCTCAACGACAGTCCGTACCACGGGCTGACGCTGTGCCTGGGGTCGTTCTCGGCCAACCCGGAGCAGGACGCCGTGGACGCGGTGAAGACCTACATGGACCGCATCCACTTCTCGCACGTCCGCAACATCAAGCACTTCGACAACGGCGACTTCACCGAGGTGGCGCACCGGGCGTGCGAGGGCAGCGTCGACACCGTCGGGATCATGAAGGCCTACGCGGAGGCGGGCTACACCGGGTACATCCGGCCCGACCACGGACGCCATCTGTGGGACGAGAACACCACGCGGCGGCCACGTCCCGGGTACGGCCTCTACGACCGGGCGCTGGGCATCCAGTACCTGCTCGGGGTCTGGGACACGGTGAACCACCGCGGCTGA
- a CDS encoding GntR family transcriptional regulator, translating to MAGASRSNRRIVYETLRRRILTLELPPGAALSENELAAGLGVSRTPIRESLILLADEGLVQVFPQVGTFVSRVDAAKVVDAQFIREAIELASLEDMPDEPDPDAVARLRANLAQQHSPDLPVEDFFALDEQFHQGLLGLSGHASVWPTVVAAKGHLDRARRLGLQANESTIRFADEHAAVLDAVLAGDRPTAQDRLRVHLRSVFGDIETIRRRSPELFAVSDAVPVRRSVAVWE from the coding sequence ATGGCCGGCGCTTCCCGCAGCAACCGACGGATCGTCTACGAGACGCTCCGCCGCAGGATCCTGACCCTGGAACTCCCGCCCGGGGCGGCACTCTCGGAGAACGAGCTGGCCGCCGGACTGGGCGTCTCCCGGACGCCGATCCGCGAGAGCCTGATCCTGCTCGCCGACGAGGGCCTGGTCCAGGTCTTCCCCCAGGTGGGAACCTTCGTGTCCCGGGTCGACGCGGCCAAGGTGGTCGACGCCCAGTTCATCCGGGAGGCCATCGAACTCGCCTCGTTGGAGGACATGCCCGACGAGCCGGATCCGGACGCGGTCGCCCGGCTGCGCGCCAACCTCGCGCAGCAGCACTCCCCCGACCTCCCCGTGGAGGACTTCTTCGCCCTCGACGAGCAGTTCCACCAGGGACTCCTGGGCCTCAGCGGGCACGCCAGCGTCTGGCCGACGGTCGTCGCGGCCAAGGGACACCTCGACCGCGCCCGCCGACTGGGGCTGCAGGCCAACGAGTCGACCATCCGCTTCGCCGACGAACACGCCGCCGTGCTGGACGCGGTGCTCGCCGGCGACCGACCCACCGCCCAGGACCGCCTGCGGGTGCACCTGCGGTCGGTGTTCGGTGACATCGAGACCATCCGACGGCGCTCGCCCGAACTGTTCGCCGTCTCCGACGCGGTACCCGTCCGGCGGAGCGTCGCCGTCTGGGAGTGA
- a CDS encoding AEC family transporter, producing the protein MGGVLSGFAVIGTVVGIGYLLGRWSVLGPHGRDVLSALTFNVASPALLFQLMSASDLGVMLSTPLLALVISTLVCAAVYATVGAVRRWGVGRTTIGALLASYVNSGNLGIPIAVYVLGDATLVAPVMLFQLVVYTPIALTVIDAAQSGARRTSIWKLLSTPLRNPVVIGAFAGVVVSATGVPLWHPLADAVELIAAMSVPAMLLAYGISLRGAEAPGRGGNRGPLWLAVGLKTAVQPTVAWLIGSLVFDFDARTLLGVVVLAALPAAQNIFTYAWRYDTSLTLARDGILLTTTLAPIALTAVAALLG; encoded by the coding sequence GTGGGCGGCGTCCTCAGCGGTTTCGCGGTCATCGGGACGGTGGTCGGGATCGGCTACCTGCTCGGCCGGTGGTCGGTGCTCGGCCCGCACGGCCGGGACGTGCTGTCGGCGTTGACCTTCAACGTCGCCAGCCCGGCCCTGCTGTTCCAGCTGATGTCCGCGTCCGATCTCGGCGTGATGCTGTCCACACCGCTGCTCGCGCTGGTCATCAGCACGCTGGTCTGCGCGGCGGTGTACGCGACGGTCGGGGCGGTGCGGCGCTGGGGCGTCGGCCGCACCACCATCGGCGCCCTGCTGGCCTCCTACGTCAACTCGGGCAATCTCGGCATCCCGATCGCGGTCTACGTCCTCGGTGACGCGACCCTGGTGGCGCCGGTGATGCTGTTCCAACTCGTCGTCTACACCCCGATCGCGCTGACCGTCATCGACGCCGCGCAGAGCGGGGCACGGCGCACGTCGATCTGGAAACTGCTGTCCACGCCGCTGCGCAATCCGGTGGTGATCGGCGCGTTCGCCGGGGTCGTCGTGTCGGCCACCGGAGTGCCGTTGTGGCATCCGCTGGCCGACGCGGTGGAGCTCATCGCCGCGATGAGCGTGCCGGCGATGCTGCTGGCGTACGGCATCTCGCTGCGCGGCGCGGAGGCCCCCGGGCGCGGCGGCAACCGCGGGCCGCTGTGGCTGGCGGTCGGGCTCAAGACCGCCGTGCAACCCACGGTGGCCTGGCTCATCGGGTCCCTGGTGTTCGACTTCGACGCCCGCACCCTGCTCGGGGTGGTGGTGCTCGCGGCGCTGCCCGCCGCGCAGAACATCTTCACCTACGCCTGGCGGTACGACACCTCGCTCACGTTGGCCCGCGACGGCATCCTGCTCACCACCACCCTCGCCCCGATCGCGCTCACCGCGGTCGCGGCGCTGCTCGGCTGA